In Macadamia integrifolia cultivar HAES 741 chromosome 5, SCU_Mint_v3, whole genome shotgun sequence, a single window of DNA contains:
- the LOC122077755 gene encoding probable polygalacturonase At3g15720 isoform X2, which produces MDRFTIFLILCMVLLHSSNGFDATVSDSFNVVKYGAVGDGKTDDSGAFLKTWTAMCGIAPTYTPTLIIPSKKTFLLKPMKFGGPCNLHHNINIKALCFHKCNSLHLTGLKLLNSPRNHISLLGCNGVTISHLNIIAPKDSPNTDGIVIADSTQVLIHRSHIGTGDDCVAIIGGTSFINITNLRCGPGHGISVGSLGGGGAHDTVKEVHVNDCSFHRTMNGARIKTWPGGSGYAKKISFKKIALTEVGNPIVINQYYPKNEVPYPQDINKGSDVEVSDVTFIGFQGSTTSKNAISLRCSNSVACTNIVLNHINITSAIPGNKTSSICNNAHVISKDCNPPVHCPSQKF; this is translated from the exons ATG GATCGCTTCAccattttcttgattttatgcATGGTTTTACTCCATTCCAGTAATGGGTTTGATGCTACAGTATCAGATTCTTTTAATGTGGTAAAATATGGAGCTGTTGGAGATGGCAAAACTGATGACTCGGGG GCCTTTCTAAAAACATGGACTGCGATGTGTGGAATTGCTCCTACGTACACTCCTACACTCATCATACCTTCTAAAAAGACATTCTTGTTGAAGCCTATGAAGTTCGGTGGTCCTTGCAACCTCCACCACAACATCAATATTAAG GCACTATGTTTCCACAAATGCAATAGTCTTCACCTGACTGGACTGAAGCTTTTGAACAGTCCAAGAAACCATATCTCCCTCCTTGGCTGCAATGGAGTAACTATTTCTCACCTCAATATCATTGCACCAAAAGACAGCCCAAACACAGATGGTATTGTCATAGCAGACTCAACTCAAGTTCTGATCCATCGTTCTCACATTGGCACAG GAGATGATTGTGTGGCCATTATTGGTGGTACCTCTTTTATCAACATTACGAATCTTAGATGTGGACCAGGCCATGGCATAAG TGTGGGAAGCTTAGGAGGAGGTGGAGCTCATGATACAGTAAAAGAAGTCCACGTGAATGACTGTAGTTTCCATAGAACCATGAATGGAGCAAGGATCAAAACATGGCCG GGGGGTTCTGGATATGCTAAGAAGatctcttttaaaaaaattgcaCTTACAGAAGTAGGCAACCCCATCGTCATCAACCAATATTATCCTAAGAATGAAGTTCCCTATCCACAAGAT ATAAATAAGGGTTCAGACGTTGAAGTGAGCGACGTGACATTCATAGGATTTCAAGGGTCTACAACTTCAAAAAATGCCATCTCATTGAGGTGTAGTAACAGTGTGGCTTGCACCAACATTGTACTGAACCATATCAATATCACATCAGCAATTCCAGGGAATAAGACTTCCTCCATTTGCAATAACGCCCATGTAATATCTAAAGATTGTAACCCACCTGTACATTGTCCATCTCAAAAGTTCTGA
- the LOC122077755 gene encoding probable polygalacturonase At3g15720 isoform X1 translates to MDRFTIFLILCMVLLHSSNGFDATVSDSFNVVKYGAVGDGKTDDSGAFLKTWTAMCGIAPTYTPTLIIPSKKTFLLKPMKFGGPCNLHHNINIKVSGNIVAPYTISGYEGHDDIWLLFTSIDRLNIYGTGQIDGRGSIWWPNSEQRRPTALCFHKCNSLHLTGLKLLNSPRNHISLLGCNGVTISHLNIIAPKDSPNTDGIVIADSTQVLIHRSHIGTGDDCVAIIGGTSFINITNLRCGPGHGISVGSLGGGGAHDTVKEVHVNDCSFHRTMNGARIKTWPGGSGYAKKISFKKIALTEVGNPIVINQYYPKNEVPYPQDINKGSDVEVSDVTFIGFQGSTTSKNAISLRCSNSVACTNIVLNHINITSAIPGNKTSSICNNAHVISKDCNPPVHCPSQKF, encoded by the exons ATG GATCGCTTCAccattttcttgattttatgcATGGTTTTACTCCATTCCAGTAATGGGTTTGATGCTACAGTATCAGATTCTTTTAATGTGGTAAAATATGGAGCTGTTGGAGATGGCAAAACTGATGACTCGGGG GCCTTTCTAAAAACATGGACTGCGATGTGTGGAATTGCTCCTACGTACACTCCTACACTCATCATACCTTCTAAAAAGACATTCTTGTTGAAGCCTATGAAGTTCGGTGGTCCTTGCAACCTCCACCACAACATCAATATTAAG GTTTCTGGAAACATAGTTGCACCATATACTATTTCAGGATATGAGGGACACGATGATATATGGCTTTTATTCACTAGTATAGATCGCCTCAACATCTATGGAACTGGCCAAATTGATGGCCGAGGTAGTATTTGGTGGCCAAATTCTGAACAACGACGACCTACG GCACTATGTTTCCACAAATGCAATAGTCTTCACCTGACTGGACTGAAGCTTTTGAACAGTCCAAGAAACCATATCTCCCTCCTTGGCTGCAATGGAGTAACTATTTCTCACCTCAATATCATTGCACCAAAAGACAGCCCAAACACAGATGGTATTGTCATAGCAGACTCAACTCAAGTTCTGATCCATCGTTCTCACATTGGCACAG GAGATGATTGTGTGGCCATTATTGGTGGTACCTCTTTTATCAACATTACGAATCTTAGATGTGGACCAGGCCATGGCATAAG TGTGGGAAGCTTAGGAGGAGGTGGAGCTCATGATACAGTAAAAGAAGTCCACGTGAATGACTGTAGTTTCCATAGAACCATGAATGGAGCAAGGATCAAAACATGGCCG GGGGGTTCTGGATATGCTAAGAAGatctcttttaaaaaaattgcaCTTACAGAAGTAGGCAACCCCATCGTCATCAACCAATATTATCCTAAGAATGAAGTTCCCTATCCACAAGAT ATAAATAAGGGTTCAGACGTTGAAGTGAGCGACGTGACATTCATAGGATTTCAAGGGTCTACAACTTCAAAAAATGCCATCTCATTGAGGTGTAGTAACAGTGTGGCTTGCACCAACATTGTACTGAACCATATCAATATCACATCAGCAATTCCAGGGAATAAGACTTCCTCCATTTGCAATAACGCCCATGTAATATCTAAAGATTGTAACCCACCTGTACATTGTCCATCTCAAAAGTTCTGA
- the LOC122078590 gene encoding probable polygalacturonase At3g15720 isoform X1, whose product MVSSYQTQPKFCHDSHIGTGDDCVAIIGDSSFINITNVSCGPGHGISVGSLGGGGTHNTVEEIHVSDCSFSGTMNGARIKTWPGGSGYAKKISFEQITLTEVNNPIVIDQFYPNTNVYSSQDKGSDVEVSDVTYMGFQGSTASKIAISLRCSDSVGCTNIVLSQINITSAVPGDETSSVCNNVHVICTDCIPPVNCPSLKI is encoded by the exons ATGGTATCCTCATATCAGACTCAACCCAAGTTCTGTCATGACTCTCACATTG GAACAGGAGATGATTGTGTAGCCATTATTGGTGATAGCTCTTTTATCAACATTACGAATGTTAGTTGTGGACCAGGCCATGGTATAAG TGTGGGAAGCTTAGGAGGGGGTGGAACTCATAATACAGTAGAAGAAATCCATGTGAGTGATTGTAGTTTTTCTGGAACCATGAATGGAGCAAGAATCAAGACATGGCCG GGGGGATCTGGATATGCTAAGAAGATCTCTTTCGAGCAAATTACACTTACAGAAGTAAACAACCCCATTGTCATCGATCAATTTTACCCTAACACAAACGTTTACTCCTCACAAGAT AAGGGTTCAGATGTTGAAGTGAGCGACGTGACATACATGGGATTTCAAGGGTCTACAGCTTCAAAAATTGCCATCTCATTGAGGTGTAGTGACAGTGTGGGTTGCACCAACATTGTACTGAGCCAAATCAATATCACATCAGCAGTTCCAGGGGATGAGACTTCTTCTGTTTGCAATAACGTCCATGTAATATGTACAGATTGTATTCCACCAGTAAATTGTCCATCTTTAAAGATCTGA
- the LOC122078590 gene encoding probable polygalacturonase At3g15720 isoform X2 → MDHVTIFLILYMTLLISCNGFDATQPNCFDVIDYGAVGDGMTDDSGAFLKAWTVVCGTDPSTAPTLIIPSGKTFLLKPMKFNGPCNHQNVNVEVSGNIVAPDAISGYEGEDQVWLYFIGIDRLNIYGTGQIDGRGSVWWQKSTSIYYQDEDQYEMSNQQRPTALYFHRCNGFQLSGPTI, encoded by the exons ATG GATCACGTCACCATTTTCTTGATCTTGTACATGACCTTACTAATTTCCTGTAATGGATTTGATGCTACACAACCAAATTGTTTTGATGTGATAGACTATGGAGCTGTTGGAGATGGCATGACTGATGATTCGGGG GCCTTTCTGAAAGCATGGACTGTGGTATGTGGAACTGATCCTTCAACCGCTCCCACCCTCATTATACCTTCTGGAAAGACATTCTTGTTGAAGCCTATGAAGTTCAATGGTCCTTGCAACCACCAAAATGTTAATgttgag GTTTCAGGGAACATAGTTGCACCCGATGCTATATCAGGATATGAGGGAGAAGATCAAGTGTGGCTTTACTTCATTGGCATAGATCGCCTTAACATCTATGGCACTGGCCAAATTGATGGCCGAGGCAGTGTTTGGTGGCAAAAATCTACTTCCATTTACTACCAAGATGAAGACCaatat GAGATGAGCAACCAACAACGACCTACG GCACTATATTTCCATAGATGCAATGGTTTTCAACTAAGTGGACCGACGATTTGA
- the LOC122078592 gene encoding probable polygalacturonase At3g15720, which yields MGKYYAKSSKDRVTIFLILCMVLLISINGFYATQPNSIDVRNYGAVGDGKTDDSRAFLKSWAAVCGADPSATPTLTIPSRKTFLLKVFGV from the exons ATGGGAAAGTACTATGCTAAGAGTTCTAAG GATCGTGTCACCATTTTCTTGATCTTATGCATGGTCTTACTCATTTCCATTAATGGATTTTATGCTACACAACCAAATTCTATTGATGTGAGAAATTATGGAGCTGTTGGAGATGGCAAAACTGATGATTCTAGG GCCTTTCTGAAATCATGGGCTGCGGTATGTGGAGCCGatccttcagccactcccaccCTCACCATACCTTCTAGGAAGACATTCTTGTTGAAAGTCTTTGGAGTTTAA
- the LOC122078000 gene encoding uncharacterized protein LOC122078000: MNVLFWNIRGMKKAIAKLALSNILKEKFPEIICIAKPMVDVTAFPKLFFNRLGFDIDFIHNNISDKVPNLWLMWKRNIRRPDIVSATDQHITISLEWHKKIIRVFVVHASCFRARRRDLWASLAASAPAQTTPWLVVGDFNAILASTEKRGPRAFNLGVAAEFGILVDSCDLMALLSQGSRFTWTNNKRRGNMQARLDRSFCNNAWVEFFHEGVQQVLQKIGSDHAPIFISSVLDEKLNNCPFRFHRHWVEHKDFLSVVSASWSGWTLSTNLYRVAEKLKRLKGTLKLWEKTEFPNFNIELDQAKKEMEEVQKKIDEDGLDDFYLLKRRMPKQDDGAIISERSDLEHCMVDFFTNFHKAAPVSGHPLILDCIPRELLQRDRDILDRVPSDLEIKEVVWSLDPASSPGPDGFPGEFFKHCWDIIAYDVCNAIRCFFISGIMPQGINNNFLLFIPKSEGADSLDKFRPLCMENFICKIISKTLAMRLAIFLPRIISCEQGAFQRGKIIHTNIYLASDLANMMSTATRGGGMGVKIDIKKAFDTIDWSFLFSVMRKFGFSETWIGLVHQLLDSAKISILLNGGPVGYFNVGRGLRQGDPLSPLLFVLAEEVLCRGLNMLIREKKIKPLNGPCGMPTPSHMLFADDIFIFINASIRYVKNLKSFLIMYEECSGQHINLEKSKVFLGNISAARKLIIGETMGIPICSLPTKYLGVEIFKSIVKKEFLLPVMDKVKARLAGWKGRLLSMAGRVELARTVVTSIPMHSFSVYWWPSELIKIMEKWIRNFIWTGDVDTCRSIIVSWDQCCKPKSEGGLGLRRLREINEALLSKAVWKTKHDDDPAYRFLKARFTKADGSLRKGYRSSSIWTGFRKLWEFVSLNERWIIGNGRKINFLNDRWLGPKTIAELLETEQNSDKAFSGKVDRVIQNCEWNFSNCQSSTMSEIINTIMEIPLPQSEFEDRCVWSPNTDGIFLTKSAWNTIRRKKDSISWEALIWSKKLQPRISIFAWRIMHGKLPTDAAVMKRGIPMASRCDLCRSSSKDLDHILVHCQYAERVWNIVCEWFNIPSRKHESLHALALWWKRKMKIVNLKEVWSIAFAISAENIWKERNGRRFEERQRQQRHVIEMIKNDIRETIPNVKTSIKSMNQILCCRRLGLNILSAGIKPPWKFIGANR, encoded by the exons ATGAATGTGCTATTCTGGAATATAAGAGGCATGAAGAAGGCTATTGCAAAATTAGCCTTGAGTAACATTCTGAAGGAGAAGTTCCCTGAAATAATCTGCATTGCAAAACCTATGGTTGATGTCACTGCCTTCCCTAAGCTTTTCTTTAATAGGCTGGGATTTGATATCGACTTTATCCATAATAACATATCAGACAAAGTTCCAAACCTGTGGCTGATGTGGAAAAGAAATATTAGAAGACCGGACATTGTGTCTGCGACCGACCAACATATTACCATCTCTCTAGAATGgcacaaaaaaattattagagTCTTTGTCGTCCATGCGAGCTGCTTTCGAGCGAGAAGAAGAGATCTTTGGGCATCCTTGGCTGCCTCTGCGCCTGCTCAGACAACGCCTTGGCTTGTAGTTGGTGATTTCAACGCCATCTTGGCTTCAACTGAAAAGAGAGGTCCTAGAGCCTTTAATTTGGGGGTTGCAGCTGAATTTGGTATTTTGGTGGACTCTTGCGATCTCATGGCCCTTCTTTCTCAGGGAAGCAGGTTCACTTGGACCAATAATAAGAGGAGAGGGAACATGCAGGCCAGACTGGATAGAAGCTTTTGCAATAAcgcctgggttgaattttttCATGAGGGAGTTCAGCAGGTTCTCCAGAAAATTGGCTCAGATCATGCgccaatttttatttcttcagtTCTCGACGAAAAACTGAACAATTGCCCCTTCAGATTTCATAGACACTGGGTGGAACACAAGGATTTTTTATCTGTGGTAAGTGCTTCATGGAGCGGCTGGACTCTTAGCACCAACTTATATAGGGTTGCAGAGAAGCTTAAACGTCTTAAGGGCACCCTAAAGCTTTGGGAAAAAACTGAATTTCCGAATTTCAATATAGAGCTTGATCAGGCAAAAAAGGAGATGGAGGAGGTCCAAAAGAAAATTGACGAAGATGGTCTTGATGATTTTTATTTGCTCAAGAGGCGGATGCCAAAACAAG ATGATGGCGCTATCATATCAGAGCGATCAGACCTGGAACACTGTATGGTGGACTTTTTCACTAATTTTCACAAAGCAGCGCCTGTGTCTGGGCATCCCTTGATCCTTGACTGCATCCCCCGTGAATTATTGCAGCGAGATAGAGACATTTTGGACAGAGTCCCTTCAGATTTGGAGATCAAAGAGGTTGTCTGGAGCCTTGATCCTGCTAGCTCTCCTGGCCCAGATGGATTCCCTGGTGAGTTCTTCAAGCACTGCTGGGATATTATAGCATATGATGTTTGCAACGCTATTCGCTGCTTCTTTATTTCTGGAATCATGCCTCAAGGGATCaacaataattttctcttatttatccCAAAGTCTGAAGGGGCTGACTCTTTGGATAAATTCCGGCCCTTGTGTATGGAAAATTTTATTtgcaaaataatttctaaaactcTTGCTATGAGACTGGCAATCTTCCTTCCGAGAATTATTTCTTGCGAGCAAGGGGCCTTCCAAAGGGGGAAAATAATTCATACAAATATATACTTGGCTTCGGATCTAGCTAATATGATGTCGACTGCGACGAGAGGAGGAGGGATGGGAGTTAAAATCGACATCAAGAAGGCCTTTGACACAATTGATTGGAGCTTTCTATTCTCAGTCATGAGGAAATTTGGATTCTCTGAAACCTGGATTGGATTGGTTCATCAGTTGTTGGATTCTGCAAAAATCTCCATTCTTCTGAACGGAGGACCGGTGGGTTACTTTAATGTTGGTCGGGGGCTGAGGCAAGGTGACCCCTTATCTCCTCTCTTATTTGTTTTGGCTGAAGAGGTCCTGTGTAGAGGGCTCAATATGCTAATCcgagagaagaaaatcaaaccCCTAAACGGCCCTTGTGGGATGCCTACCCCTAGTCATATGTTGTTCGCCGACGACATATTCATATTCATCAATGCATCTATAAGGTACGTCAAGAATCTTAAATCCTTCTTAATTATGTATGAAGAATGCTCAGGTCAACACATCAACTTGGAGAAGAGCAAGGTGTTTTTAGGGAACATCTCTGCTGCTAGAAAGCTAATAATAGGAGAGACGATGGGAATCCCAATTTGTAGTTTGCCCACTAAGTACTTGggtgtggaaattttcaaaagtATAGTTAAGAAAGAATTCCTCCTCCCTGTGATGGACAAAGTTAAAGCGAGACTTGCGGGCTGGAAGGGAAGGCTGCTCTCTATGGCAGGTAGAGTGGAGCTTGCCAGAACTGTGGTGACGAGCATTCCCATGCATAGCTTCTCTGTATACTGGTGGCCATCTGAGCTCATCAAGATCATGGAGAAGTGGATTCGCAACTTCATCTGGACTGGAGATGTTGATACGTGCAGATCTATCATAGTAAGTTGGGATCAGTGTTGCAAACCAAAATCTGAGGGTGGTTTAGGTCTGCGCAGGTTGAGGGAGATCAATGAAGCCTTGCTGTCCAAGGCGGTTTGGAAGACGAAGCATGATGACGACCCAGCTTATAGATTTTTGAAAGCTCGCTTCACTAAAGCAGATGGATCTCTTCGGAAAGGCTATAGGTCCTCTTCGATATGGACGGGTTTTCGGAAATTATGGGAGTTTGTCTCCTTAAACGAAAGATGGATCATCGGGAatggaaggaaaataaattttttaaatgatagaTGGCTGGGGCCTAAGACTATCGCTGAGCTTCTGGAGACAGAACAAAATTCAGACAAAGCATTCAGTGGTAAGGTTGATCGAGTCATTCAGAATTGCGAATGGAATTTCTCCAATTGCCAATCGAGTACAATGTCTGAAATCATCAACACCATCATGGAAATCCCTCTTCCCCAATCTGAGTTCGAAGATAGGTGTGTTTGGAGCCCCAACACTGATGGGatttttttgacaaaatcagCATGGAATACAATTAGGAGGAAAAAGGACTCAATCTCTTGGGAGGCGCTGATCTGGTCTAAGAAATTGCAACCGAGAATTTCTATCTTTGCGTGGAGAATCATGCATGGCAAACTACCTACTGATGCGGCGGTTATGAAAAGAGGAATCCCTATGGCTTCTAGATGCGACTTATGCAGAAGCTCGAGCAAGGATTTGGATCATATTTTGGTCCATTGTCAGTATGCAGAGAGAGTTTGGAATATTGTCTGTGAATGGTTTAATATTCCAAGTAGGAAGCATGAGTCCCTTCATGCTCTGGCTttatggtggaaaaggaaaatgaagataGTTAATCTAAAAGAGGTTTGGTCAATCGCCTTTGCCATTTCAGCTGAAAAcatttggaaagaaaggaatgGGCGCCGCTTTGAAGAAAGGCAGAGACAACAAAGGCATGTGATTGAAATGATTAAGAACGACATTAGAGAGACTATTCCTAATGTGAAAACATCAATCAAATCCATGAATCAAATTCTTTGTTGCAGGAGGCTGGGTCTGAACATTCTTAGCGCGGGCATTAAACCCCCCTGGAAGTTTATTGGTGCAAACCGCTAA